In Actinomycetota bacterium, one DNA window encodes the following:
- a CDS encoding pilus assembly protein, producing MARYLRQGPCQPPVRRQTLRVFQRAAALVHRRRGDQRGATLVEFAFVLPVFVLFLFAIIDFGWLFTQFLDVKQGAREGARLAIVNDCIGFENDPSGCSTEIVRKICARTSDLDDADTTVSLEKPPEDNGITAQVTVEYPARSLTGMMAVFINDKTLRATVRMRREKPIVWQQGTYACPPPRL from the coding sequence GTGGCCCGATACCTCCGGCAAGGGCCTTGCCAGCCCCCCGTCCGGCGCCAGACTCTCCGGGTGTTCCAGAGGGCGGCCGCATTGGTGCATCGACGTCGGGGGGATCAGCGCGGCGCCACCCTCGTCGAGTTCGCCTTCGTGCTGCCCGTCTTCGTCCTCTTCCTCTTCGCCATCATCGACTTCGGCTGGCTCTTCACCCAGTTCCTCGACGTGAAGCAGGGCGCCCGCGAAGGCGCCCGCCTGGCCATCGTGAACGACTGCATCGGGTTCGAAAACGATCCCTCGGGGTGCAGCACGGAGATCGTGAGGAAGATCTGTGCCCGGACGAGTGACCTCGATGACGCGGACACGACGGTGTCGCTGGAGAAGCCGCCGGAGGACAACGGAATCACCGCCCAGGTCACAGTTGAGTACCCGGCTCGCTCGCTCACCGGGATGATGGCCGTCTTCATCAACGACAAGACGCTCAGGGCGACGGTGCGGATGAGGCGAGAGAAGCCGATCGTGTGGCAGCAGGGTACGTACGCCTGTCCCCCGCCCCGGCTGTGA